Part of the Drosophila santomea strain STO CAGO 1482 chromosome 2L, Prin_Dsan_1.1, whole genome shotgun sequence genome is shown below.
TGGCTCATCTTATAACATATTAGTCTATACATCTCATCAGAGGAACAGAATATTCAAAGGGTTTTTCTTTACCACAAAAACATCTTAGCATGGCTGAGACTCTACTTCTGAACCTAGTTGATGAATGGGAAGGAAGCCTCTCTAAGTCGGAGCACAGGTGCTTAATCAATAGACCAAATGACTACTGACAGCCATCGGCAGGAACAGGGAgttattttcacttttactACCTGGCCATGGGCATATTCGATTCCGTTTCCACTTCGAGCCCGAGAtcgagtccgagtccgagaCCGGGTCTTGGCCATGGGGCTGCccaaatttgcattaaattaCGGCCTGCGATGGTCAGACGGCCAGAATGCAGACGGCAGACAGCCGGGAGCCCATGAGCCCAACTGCAAGAGGCTCCGAGCTCCCAAAACCGGCTCCTCGCTTAGTCATCAAAATGGCTGCAACTGCTCCTCTTCCTACTGCTCTGGCTGCTCCGACTTCTCCGACTGCTCCGACTGCTCCGACTGCTATTGCTGTTGGTGACCAGAGGCAATAAACAGTGGCGACAATTCGGCCTGCCAGCGGAGCCTCAAATTGAAATTCGAAAAAGAGCAGCTCCAGCCGCCCAGATGCTTATCTCTGCTTAGAAAAAAACGcggtaattaaaaatattgtaaactGCCAGACGGCCAGACGCTCATAATTGCTGGCACAGGCAAAGGCAGAGACAGAGGCAGAGGCCGATGCCCATGACCAGGAAAAATCGCAGACGACAGGGAATCAGTCGAAGTCTCAGTTCTCATTTTACAGCTACCAGACAACGCGACGCGACGGAGGAGCACTGCATGTGCATATCATTTAAATAACTTTCTGCAGCGCAGCACAAGTGTAAAACTGCAGCCACTATCCGGCGGCTCACCTGCTGCACCGCccgccgcctccgccgccggaGAGCCCACCAGCGGCCCATGGTCCATATTTggatgcaacagcaacagcatctgCATGTGCATCTGCATCACTTAAGGACAACTTCGACATCGCCACCAGATCCGAGTGTCTGCGTCGGTCTCCAGACACTCTGCAGACGCGAGACATGCACTTGTCTTCGGCTGGCTGGGTCAGCCTCAGTCCCCAACTCCATTCCCGCGGCAGCTCCATCCCCCAacccccatcccccatccccattATCCATCCTCCGGCAAAGACATTCATTGTCAATTTTGACAATCAACAAGACACGGCTGCCATCAGCAGCATCCACATACAGGCGAGAAATAGATATGGTGCAATCGAGAATATCAGGTAAATTAAAGTTattggcatttttaaaaaaatattcaacaaatTTATGTAAACAGCTCGACGTATTCACGtgagcattttaattgcttgtGGCTAAATAGTGTTTATAAATTCTTGTTGCGAGCAAAAACCGAAATGGAATTCACGTTTTGTTTACCATATATTAGGCTAAATCGACAGCTACAAAATTTGATCCAGCACGCTGGAAATTATTACTTATTTCTCTATTCCCAACGTTGGTAAAATTGCAATATTTGTTTCTGTGTAGCGTCCCCAGCCGCCGTCCCTGCGACGGAATGTCTGGCTTTCGGGGTCTCGGTCTCGGTCTCGTCTCGGTCTCGTCTCGGTCTTGGAATCGGTCTTGGAATCGGCCCCAGTCTCCGGCATCCGCGTCTGcttggatctggatctggctGGAAGGGGCTGGGCCCAAAACACCAACAGAAGCCAAACGACGGCACGCGAAAGTCTTAAAAaccgaaaatgaaaatgcgcAATAATTAATAACAATCAGGCCGGGGGGTAACAAATCCAACGCGAATAGCCTACGCcctaaacatattttattacaGAATACCAGCCTctataaacacaaaaaaagtTGTTCATCTAAATAATAATGTGATAGTAGGAATACggaatacaacaaaatataattacatttgtTAGATTGGTCAAAATCGTACTTTTAAAGTACTTTAAATTACAGCCAAGTTGCAGGCTACAGTAATATAACGTATGTAAATTGGAATGGCCATAGATGCCAGGCCTTGGAGCGTATGCGTGATGCCCCAACTTAAGTGCAGGGTATGCCCGAAacagaaaaggaaaaagcgGCCGCAAATAAACGGTAGCACCGGCCCGGAGGGCAGAAAACAACACAATAACAAATTGGCTTCTGGTCTTTGCATTCCACATGCAATCTGAGCCAACAATCACGACAACTGCATTCGACGGCTGCACCGGCACCAGTTGCCATCTCGTACCGTGGTTAGGAGCCAGTggcccagacccagacccagacccagacccagaaCCAGACCCAGAGATGGCTCCTCCATCAACCGGCCAGCTAACCAGCACCCATGCTATAAGTCTGGAGGCTCTCCTTCTCCTCTTGGTCGCAACTGACTTGACGAACATCGTGTGTTTTTAATAAACTCGCGCCAGCCCATTGAATGTTCTTTCGCGTGCTGCTGCTTGGACTGAGAAAAAATGCATGCGATTAGTATGGTAGcataaacttatttaaatcTCCCaattatatattcatttataaACTAATCATAACTTAAGTCATGTACATCATGTGCTACTTAGTGAGATTCTTCTATTGGGAATTGTAAGTAATCATTTTAAAGTCTAACGCGCATTATCGAAAACCTGATGACTTTTTTTCGGTCCGTGTTCCGTTGATTGGGAAAGGTAGGTGACTTTGGATACCGAACCCTCTTAAATCGCCCCCTTGGGAGTGGGGGATAATTATGTAAACTACGTGTTGATGGTTAAATAATTTCGCTTCGGTGCTTGCAGATTCGATGCCCCTGAAAATGCATTTGCGCGAGCTCTGCATATTAAAGCCAAGTGGTTAGTTCCTGCACCTTTTATACTATTCACATCGAAGGTCAAATCTTGCATCAATTCGAAAGTGTTGAAAGTTTCATTAGTTGTGCCATGATGCCTCAATAAACCCTATAAATCAATAATAACCGCCAAAACTGCGGTCATAAAATCCGATAAGTCTATTGCCATAACCGCTGAAAGTATTTTCTTGATATGTAATTTTTAGGTCTACCACTAAAGAGTCCTAGTGCCTAATCTGATCTTTAATATATTCTGAGACTGCTGAGTCGTCGTTTTTACTACGAGCTAATATACCAACTATAAAGTACTAGAGTGCCATGTTTTAATACCTATTCAAAGaaacaaattcaaaataatcaCAGAAATCAATCACCTGATAGGCATGAGACCTTAAGACCGAAATCGTTATTGGTACCAATTATTATGCGATCGGCTAAATTTGGAACAGAGTAACCACTTGTAACCATAAAGAAAATCACTTAAGAACCAATGGCCACAAACTTACCAACTGCCAGATGTTTTCCAGCCAGGTGCTGCTGTGTGCTGTGTACTGTGCGCTGAGTGGTGATAGTGGTGATAGTGGTGCTACTGGTCTTTAGAGCCTCACGTGCCCACAAATGTCCAAATGGACGGATAGACGGAATTGTTGCTCATTGGCGGCAATTGCCGGCTACCGTTTAAAATTAAGCCCCGCAAAGTGGCACGAGCGTGAGACATAGTATGGATTTGCCAGAAAATTGCTTTCAAAAATAAACGCAGCGAAATGCGGGGCTGAAAATACCTGCCTCACAAGATCAAAAGAAAGCGGAGGTATTTCGATTTCATATTAGGAAGTTGGCCAATTATTCTCGTAGGTCCACCCAATCTGGCGGCCTTGAAAAGTtaatgaaaaatcaaaaaccgAGACTTTACTTGACTCATTTGGCATTCCAATTCGTATTGTCTAGATATATCTACATGTCTGGCActttttctgttgttgctgacaTCCACATTGTCCACAAAGTGGGACAAATTCTATGCGAGCGctcaaataaacaaacattattATATAAACTTTGCGACAAGAGGCGCTGATTGCGTCCTACATATatcttgttttcattttcaagcCCCCACCCACCGGCGGGATTATGAATCTGGGCATTTGATGCGATTGCAATTTTACATAACACATATCACTCGACGTCTGGAGATCCCCCTCACCCCTTCGGCCCGTCACTCTATTCAGAATTTAAACGGTGTGTAGACACATCACATGAATGGGCAGCGGGAAGGAGCCGAGTCCAGACTTTATAAAGTGCTGCGAATTATACAATcattttgaaattcaatttggtcCAGACGGAGTGCTGGGAAAGATGTTTATAtgttgcaaataaataaataaatcaagaaCGTCCTTGAAGTCTGACTGTTTGGATTTCCGTATGCGAGTAGAATGAATAATACGCGATAGCGCCATATCTGCTTGGTACTCCTCATGCGTAGATGCAGAATTGGGCCAAAGGATGGGCTTTCTGGGGTTAAGAGTAACCTAGCGCCGTGCCAGGCACCGCACGCACCTCTAATAGGATATATCCGCCCAATTCACCTTCCAATTGATGGACTACGCACTTTCAGGCCTATCTCGTTGTCAGATGATTAGTTGGCACGCACAAATGCCGGCGACAGCTGAAAGTCAAGAGCAAAGGCATCTTGCTCATCGTGCCCCAAAAAAGAACAGCAACCGATAACGGACATCAAAACTGGCGTATCAAAACAATTTGATTAGGTCATACTAATTGTGTGCTTGCGAGGAAGCCACTTAGGTTAATCTAATCGCCCACGCACGTAGTAATTGGAATAAATAGAGCCTTATTTGCGGACATTCGAACGGATCCGATGGGTGCAAAGCCGTCCTAGAAGATTGACACAAGTTTCGATTGCTTATAGTGCTTGGAGTGCGTCGAGTGTTTAACGATAGCAATAGATAGACCTTGCAGCTTTCGGATAGTCGTGCTTGATACCATCCACTTGAGGAAGTTGGCAAACCAACCTAGGTTAGGGCCGGAGTATCGCTTTCGGCCCTACAGATAAGCCCCATCTCGGAcgcacaggcacaggcacaggcacaggcacaggccAAAGATACGGATACACCCATACAGCCACGTTCTGCATTCACGCACGGCCACAGAAGCGCACCACGTCGACGtcagcgacgccggcagatCCTCAAGCGGCGTTGATTGGTCGGCCACTGTGCATCCGAGCGCCAGCCGAACCGCCAGCCGAAGTGCCCAAGCGCTACACTGCAAACTTAGTCGAGGTGTTAAGTGGCAAACAAATGCAGTTATAATATTACAGTACCAGTACTTACATGAAGAACTAAGCTAAGATCTATTGTCCGCGTTCTAGCTCAGGGCACTTTGAATAGTTCGTTTCAATCTCCATATCATATGCTCttataaatttgaatattaatCCATGTGAAATTAGTAACTAAACAATTATTAATATTGTACCAACTTATATTAGTTTTCTTTTGATTATaccaataaatattaataaataataaagaacattaaataacttatttttatCATCAACATTTAATGTTATTGGGCTCAGATATTATTACAGTTTGCTAGCAGCTAATAACAAATTACTAACTTCTTCATCTCCAGGCGGTCgcattttctcgcagtgccgGCAGCAACGCAGCGTTTACGACCATAACAAAGTAGATATGCCCGGCACAACcaaatttttcttatttaagaCTAAAAAACCGACTCGCGCAAATCACTTCATACTTGGTTCTTAGAGCGAACACATCGAGAAGCTGAACAACAGCCATAAAAATTAACAGATTCGCCTGTCGGTCTCCAGCTGAAGTGTAAAagataacattttaattggtGGCAAAAATGCAGTGAGGAAATATTCAGTTTAAGTGATTGCCAACAAGAAAGACACCCATTTCCGTGCGAAAACATTTAGTTTGGCAATTGATTAGCAATCAAgagcaaaacacaaaaatggcaaatgctaTGCGTGGTAAACGGTGCGGAAGGAGCCGCATCCGAGAACTAATCCTGATCCTGTCGCTGATCACCATGGCCGGGGACTCGAGGGCCACTCCCTTCGATCCCTCCTTCTTCATAGAGGGTGTGCAGTCCGAGGTGGTGAACCCGTTCAACCGCACCATCCTGAACCGCTTCAACCTGACCGAGGAGCAGATCCTGAGCATTCAGAACCGGAGCAATCCCAACATGCGGGACGACTCCGGCCAGTCCTCCAACCAGCAGTATCTGCAGCAGGTCGCCACTCAGCGGTAAGTGCCAAGCACCTCCAAGTGGCCAAAACTCACGCTGTCAATCAATGTCGCCTCATGCCCAGAA
Proteins encoded:
- the LOC120458176 gene encoding uncharacterized protein LOC120458176 is translated as MVHIWMQQQQHLHVHLHHLRTTSTSPPDPSVCVGLQTLCRRETCTCLRLAGSASVPNSIPAAAPSPNPHPPSPLSILRQRHSLSILTINKTRLPSAASTYRREIDMVQSRISGGRIFSQCRQQRSVYDHNKVDMPGTTKFFLFKTKKPTRANHFILGS